One Curtobacterium sp. MCLR17_007 DNA window includes the following coding sequences:
- a CDS encoding DUF6531 domain-containing protein, with protein MAQIHANTDAIEFDDGTADALVSALNGAAESISGQAGSRRSYVTTASQEFRGHFSQRFAENATTATGDAKDIAAALRTVAGWVGTMKTAAATERANRKKAREWQAREDDRNGVQDFLNDTFHYDPMPQVENTKPPSFPAPPVSARPRQTPNPGAGGGGGGGTSSARPSDLRSFATGSAALNQALDGKPGQVSGKLADFASKCSWAHIDADGVVTAFRQWLAANEQDVTWANTIADAFAAAGGDGAVSTVADSALAAALQAAGVSASRSDVQIDPPTAYGAQPTTGFSMDPVNTTTGNFLEPETDLAFAGASASLQVTRMYNSLDDHVGVFGPGWSSVLETRLLLDDEGASFVGADGRQVRFPREGAGWARGVGENRWLAVEGDLLVVRDNDGGRIEFSPSGVWLGQRGGPGTAVTVRRDADGLVTGLVHERGRSVDIDHVDGRVVVLRGSDGRRVEYAYDDRGRLVSVTDAVGTRTYGWNDDDLVVTVTSAAGVVEVDNTYDAQRRVTQQISPHGRTVRFAYLPGRVTVVSDPDGSRSNSYIADAKGRLVGIVDSDDHRQSMSYDPHGNLVSVTERDGSVTVHAFDERGRKTRTVTPSGGDLTYGYDDQDRVTTVVTESGSVVGYEYLGDDRDPSVVIDPVGGRTELAWDAGLLKRVVDPTGVTITLEHDAFGELVSTTNAVGDTARIEVDAAGRPVAGVSPSGARTEYRYDAAGLLIARQDPDGAVWRFEHTEGGRTSAVIDPLGARTEYTWSADGELHTVTDPLGRTTTQTYDDQAELARLEVPGGAVWTFAHDGLSRLLAVSDPTGATWRREYDVNGGLSATIDPTGVRQEIATDVPTGVATLRDAFTAATVRFDAYGRLVESTSDESGSELITYDAAGRPVELVDGEGGLTRLERDLAGRVVAIVSPSGARSTYEYDACGRPCAATDAAGARTTLAYDADSRVVQRTLPTGEVEAVTYDAVGRVVTQSSPGSGTARFRYDLAGRLVSSQDVRFGRRRFRYDVAGQLTEAVNGVGGVTAFAYDERSRLTTITDAAGGVTRRVYDDADRLVAVTDALGRTTSAAYDAAGRQTSQTDPDGHTTTWTFDDAGRQHQVLVDGVPQSEIRRAAFDRTLVVTDHTRGAGRAVEHELRYDRRGLLVRRSRGDQSLGWEYDADGNRTARVDPSGARTIYRRDAAGRVVGVERDGLGAGTFAYDASGRIVQSATGDVVQSWSYHNGVLVALTATTPDGASTTTIDRDADGRIKAVDAPSGRVPYEYDAAGQLVRAGASTWEYDGGGRLVREVVDGVKTTHEYDAAGQLVASVRDGGRTEYVHDGLGRRVRRTAADGSTTEYAWSALGYLSAIADRDDAYAEVGRLDVWADALGELAEVGGVSTWFDSASTVPALVEVGGTSLLDLPGGVLAIGDAWTQPGWRSARATDAADPWAVLAAANDLRLPSGVALTGTGGLSVGGLEWLGARVYDPAARGFLSVDPLAPIVGAAWAGNPYSYAGNDPLQALDPLGLRPATDKDLQAYRDAHQSVLSRAGQWVGDHKDEIIATLAITAGVGLTILAMATPLGPLAAVAVMAGSGALLSGGISVATQKAKDGKVDWRQAGLDAAIGGLSGAFGGAASFGISKALPALGKVAQASISSGLQNGFANTVDYGAKSEGRGSVGGYVGSALTGTATGAAFSAGSGTLVPKLASKVIQLLDIQAVASTGRRALTAASAVAPNISAWQSGISSVVDHVAGGLQAGVNEWVRPGHDTSAENIRGTIINGMIGGAQGPEVRDLTSRHSTRASY; from the coding sequence ATGGCGCAGATCCACGCCAACACCGATGCGATCGAGTTCGACGACGGCACCGCCGACGCGCTCGTCTCCGCGCTCAACGGCGCAGCCGAATCGATCTCGGGCCAGGCGGGATCACGGCGGTCGTACGTGACCACCGCGTCGCAGGAGTTCCGGGGGCACTTCTCGCAGCGCTTCGCCGAGAACGCCACGACGGCCACCGGCGACGCGAAGGACATCGCCGCAGCGCTCCGGACCGTCGCGGGGTGGGTCGGGACGATGAAGACCGCCGCCGCGACCGAGCGGGCCAACCGCAAGAAGGCGCGCGAGTGGCAGGCGCGCGAGGACGACCGCAACGGCGTGCAGGACTTCTTGAACGACACCTTCCACTACGATCCGATGCCACAGGTCGAGAACACGAAGCCGCCGTCGTTCCCCGCCCCGCCGGTCTCCGCGAGGCCGCGGCAGACGCCGAACCCGGGTGCCGGTGGTGGCGGGGGCGGCGGCACGTCGTCTGCCCGCCCGTCGGACCTGCGTTCGTTCGCCACGGGATCCGCTGCGTTGAACCAGGCCCTCGACGGCAAGCCCGGCCAGGTGTCGGGCAAGCTCGCCGACTTCGCGTCGAAGTGCTCCTGGGCGCACATCGACGCCGACGGCGTGGTCACGGCGTTCCGCCAGTGGCTCGCCGCGAACGAGCAGGACGTCACCTGGGCGAACACGATCGCCGACGCCTTCGCCGCTGCCGGTGGTGACGGTGCGGTCTCCACGGTCGCGGACTCGGCGCTCGCCGCTGCGCTGCAGGCTGCGGGTGTGAGTGCCTCCCGGTCCGACGTGCAGATCGACCCGCCGACCGCGTACGGCGCCCAGCCGACCACGGGCTTCTCGATGGACCCGGTGAACACCACGACGGGCAACTTCCTCGAGCCGGAGACCGACCTCGCCTTCGCGGGTGCGTCGGCGTCGCTCCAGGTCACCCGCATGTACAACTCGCTCGACGACCACGTCGGGGTGTTCGGTCCCGGGTGGTCCTCGGTCCTCGAGACCCGCCTGCTCCTGGACGACGAGGGCGCTTCGTTCGTCGGGGCCGACGGTCGTCAGGTCCGCTTCCCCCGCGAGGGTGCGGGATGGGCGCGCGGTGTCGGCGAGAACCGCTGGCTCGCGGTCGAGGGCGACTTGCTCGTGGTCCGCGACAACGACGGCGGACGCATCGAGTTCAGCCCGTCGGGCGTGTGGCTCGGCCAGCGTGGCGGCCCCGGCACCGCGGTCACGGTGCGGCGCGACGCCGACGGGCTCGTCACGGGCCTGGTGCACGAGCGCGGTCGGTCGGTCGACATCGACCATGTCGACGGCCGCGTCGTGGTGCTGCGTGGCTCCGACGGCCGACGGGTGGAGTACGCCTACGACGACCGTGGCCGGCTGGTGTCGGTGACCGACGCGGTCGGGACCCGCACCTACGGCTGGAACGACGACGACCTGGTCGTCACCGTCACCTCGGCCGCAGGGGTCGTCGAGGTCGACAACACGTACGACGCCCAGCGCCGCGTCACCCAGCAGATCAGTCCGCACGGGCGCACGGTGCGGTTCGCCTACCTGCCCGGACGGGTCACCGTGGTGTCCGACCCGGACGGCTCCCGTTCGAACTCCTACATCGCTGATGCCAAGGGCCGTCTGGTGGGCATCGTCGACTCGGACGACCACCGCCAGTCGATGAGCTACGACCCGCACGGCAACCTGGTGTCGGTGACCGAGCGTGACGGCTCGGTGACGGTCCACGCCTTCGACGAGCGCGGCCGGAAGACCCGCACGGTCACCCCCTCCGGTGGCGACCTCACCTACGGGTACGACGACCAGGACCGCGTGACGACGGTGGTGACCGAGTCAGGCTCGGTCGTCGGCTACGAGTACCTCGGCGACGACCGGGATCCGTCCGTGGTCATCGACCCGGTCGGCGGCCGAACGGAGCTGGCCTGGGACGCCGGGCTGCTCAAGCGCGTGGTGGACCCGACCGGCGTGACGATCACGCTCGAGCACGACGCGTTCGGCGAGCTCGTGTCGACGACGAACGCGGTCGGTGACACCGCGCGGATCGAGGTCGATGCCGCGGGTCGCCCGGTCGCCGGGGTCAGCCCGTCGGGTGCCCGCACCGAGTACCGCTACGACGCGGCAGGCCTGCTCATCGCCCGACAGGATCCAGACGGCGCGGTGTGGCGGTTCGAGCACACCGAGGGTGGTCGGACCAGCGCGGTCATCGACCCGCTCGGTGCGCGCACCGAGTACACCTGGTCAGCCGACGGCGAACTGCACACCGTGACCGACCCGCTGGGTCGCACCACGACGCAGACGTACGACGACCAGGCCGAGCTGGCGCGGCTCGAGGTGCCGGGTGGTGCGGTCTGGACGTTCGCGCACGACGGGTTGTCGCGCCTCCTGGCCGTCAGCGACCCCACCGGCGCGACCTGGCGGCGTGAGTACGACGTCAACGGCGGCCTGTCCGCGACCATCGACCCCACCGGCGTCCGTCAGGAGATCGCGACGGACGTGCCGACGGGCGTCGCGACACTGCGTGACGCGTTCACCGCGGCCACGGTGCGCTTCGACGCGTACGGGCGCCTGGTCGAGTCCACCTCGGACGAGTCCGGCTCGGAACTCATCACCTACGACGCGGCCGGGCGGCCCGTCGAGCTCGTCGACGGCGAGGGCGGGCTCACACGACTGGAACGTGACCTGGCCGGTCGGGTCGTCGCGATCGTGTCGCCCTCCGGTGCGCGCAGCACCTACGAGTACGACGCCTGCGGGCGACCGTGTGCCGCCACCGACGCGGCGGGGGCGCGCACCACGTTGGCGTACGACGCCGACTCACGCGTCGTCCAGCGGACGCTGCCCACCGGCGAGGTGGAAGCGGTCACCTACGACGCTGTCGGTCGCGTCGTGACGCAGTCCAGCCCCGGCTCCGGCACGGCGCGGTTCCGGTACGACCTCGCCGGCAGGCTGGTCTCCAGTCAGGACGTCCGCTTCGGTCGGCGCCGGTTCCGGTACGACGTCGCCGGCCAGCTCACCGAGGCCGTCAACGGCGTCGGCGGGGTCACCGCGTTCGCGTACGACGAGCGCAGTCGCTTGACCACCATCACTGACGCCGCCGGCGGTGTCACGCGGCGTGTGTACGACGACGCCGACCGGCTCGTCGCCGTCACGGACGCGCTCGGGCGGACCACGTCCGCCGCCTACGACGCGGCCGGACGGCAGACCAGCCAGACCGATCCGGACGGCCACACCACCACGTGGACGTTCGACGACGCCGGTCGGCAGCACCAGGTCCTGGTCGACGGCGTGCCGCAGTCCGAGATCCGCCGCGCCGCGTTCGACCGCACCCTGGTGGTCACCGACCACACTCGTGGCGCCGGACGTGCCGTCGAGCACGAGCTGCGGTACGACCGTCGGGGACTGCTGGTCCGTCGTTCGCGCGGTGACCAGTCACTCGGGTGGGAGTACGACGCCGACGGCAACCGGACGGCTCGTGTCGACCCCTCGGGAGCGCGGACGATCTACCGTCGCGATGCTGCTGGCCGCGTGGTCGGTGTCGAGCGCGACGGGCTCGGTGCGGGCACGTTCGCCTACGACGCGTCTGGCCGCATCGTGCAGTCCGCCACGGGTGATGTCGTGCAGTCGTGGTCGTACCACAACGGTGTGCTCGTCGCGCTCACGGCGACCACGCCCGACGGCGCCTCCACCACCACGATCGACCGCGATGCCGACGGTCGCATCAAGGCGGTCGACGCTCCGTCCGGTCGGGTGCCCTACGAGTACGACGCTGCCGGGCAGCTCGTGCGTGCGGGTGCGTCCACGTGGGAGTACGACGGCGGTGGACGACTGGTGCGCGAGGTCGTCGACGGCGTCAAGACCACCCACGAGTACGACGCCGCCGGGCAGCTGGTCGCGAGTGTGCGTGATGGCGGCCGCACGGAGTACGTGCACGACGGACTCGGGCGCCGTGTCCGTCGGACGGCTGCCGACGGTTCGACCACGGAGTACGCGTGGTCGGCGCTCGGGTACCTGTCGGCGATCGCCGACCGTGACGATGCGTACGCCGAGGTGGGCCGCCTGGATGTCTGGGCCGATGCGCTCGGAGAGTTGGCCGAGGTCGGTGGCGTGTCGACGTGGTTCGATTCCGCGTCCACCGTGCCAGCGTTGGTGGAGGTCGGCGGGACGTCGTTGCTGGACCTGCCCGGCGGTGTGCTCGCGATCGGTGATGCCTGGACGCAGCCCGGGTGGCGGAGTGCTCGGGCGACCGATGCTGCCGACCCGTGGGCTGTGCTGGCCGCGGCGAACGACCTCAGGCTGCCGTCGGGTGTTGCGCTGACCGGTACTGGTGGGCTGTCTGTCGGTGGGTTGGAGTGGCTCGGGGCGCGTGTGTACGACCCGGCGGCTCGAGGATTCCTGTCAGTGGACCCGCTCGCGCCGATCGTGGGCGCGGCGTGGGCGGGCAACCCGTACTCGTACGCGGGGAACGACCCGCTGCAGGCGCTCGACCCGCTGGGGTTGCGGCCGGCGACGGACAAAGACCTGCAGGCGTACCGGGACGCGCATCAGAGTGTGCTGTCGCGCGCCGGTCAGTGGGTCGGCGACCATAAAGATGAGATCATCGCGACGCTTGCGATCACTGCGGGAGTCGGACTGACGATCCTCGCGATGGCCACGCCGCTCGGGCCTCTGGCTGCCGTTGCTGTCATGGCGGGCTCTGGCGCTTTGCTCTCGGGTGGAATTTCCGTGGCCACGCAGAAGGCGAAAGACGGAAAAGTCGACTGGCGTCAAGCTGGTTTGGACGCAGCGATCGGTGGACTGTCTGGTGCGTTCGGAGGCGCGGCATCCTTCGGGATCTC
- a CDS encoding RNA degradosome polyphosphate kinase, with protein MDTEPQLDGESVSHDLDDFDEVVEIEHESLPTDRYFDREISWLRFNQRVLELGEDRTVPLLERANFLAIFASNLDEFFMVRVAGLKRRIDTGIAVPTNVGRAPSDVLRDIANKAHELQDRHAQAFIGSLKPDMDAAGIHIEHWSDLAEADRLTMRDYFAEQIFPVLMPLAVDPAHPFPYISGLSLNLAVRVRNPKSQRQEFARLKVPQNFSRLIKLPDDNSGRMRFIPLEDLIANHLGDLFPGMEVLEHHVFRVTRNEDVEIEEDEAENLIQALERELLRRRFGPPIRLEITEDMDPVTLDLLVRELDITEQEVYRLPSPLDLACLFEISKIPRPDLHYPKHVPTTPVQFQPGEPNTKPDLFRAIATRDVLVHHPYESFATSVQAFLEQAAADPNVLAIKQTLYRTSGDSPIVEALIDAAAAGKQVLALVEIKARFDEQNNITWARKLEKAGVHVVYGLVGLKTHSKLVLVIRQEGGTLKHYSHIGTGNYNPKTSRIYEDMGLFTADDTVGKDLTRLFNELSGYAIEKKFKRLLVAPLHLRKGLLKRIQVETDNALAGKPSGIRIKVNSMVDEQIIDALYLASQAGVPIDIWVRGICSLKPGIEGVSETIRVRSVVGRYLEHSRAFAFHNEGDPFVFIGSADMMHRNLDRRVEALVRLSEPAHVNEVTEMFDLAMAESTSSWHLESDGEWTRRSTDEDGRPLQDVQNVIMRQISSRKRSAR; from the coding sequence ATGGACACCGAACCGCAGCTCGACGGCGAATCCGTCTCGCACGACCTCGACGACTTCGACGAGGTCGTCGAGATCGAGCACGAGTCGCTGCCGACGGACCGGTACTTCGACCGCGAGATCAGCTGGCTGCGGTTCAACCAGCGTGTCCTCGAGCTCGGCGAGGACCGCACGGTGCCCCTCCTCGAACGCGCCAACTTCCTGGCGATCTTCGCCTCGAACCTCGACGAGTTCTTCATGGTCCGGGTCGCGGGGCTCAAACGCCGCATCGACACCGGCATCGCGGTCCCGACCAACGTCGGACGCGCCCCCAGCGATGTCCTGCGCGACATCGCCAACAAGGCGCACGAGCTGCAGGACCGGCACGCCCAGGCGTTCATCGGGTCGCTCAAGCCGGACATGGACGCCGCAGGCATCCACATCGAGCACTGGTCCGACCTGGCCGAGGCCGACCGACTGACCATGCGCGACTACTTCGCCGAGCAGATCTTCCCGGTCCTCATGCCCCTGGCGGTCGACCCGGCCCACCCGTTCCCGTACATCTCCGGGCTCTCACTGAACCTGGCGGTGCGCGTCCGCAACCCGAAGTCGCAGCGCCAGGAGTTCGCACGCCTCAAGGTCCCGCAGAACTTCTCGCGCCTGATCAAGCTGCCGGACGACAACTCCGGGCGCATGCGCTTCATCCCGCTCGAAGACCTGATCGCCAACCACCTGGGCGACCTGTTCCCGGGGATGGAGGTGCTCGAGCACCACGTGTTCCGCGTCACCCGCAACGAGGACGTCGAGATCGAGGAAGACGAGGCCGAGAACCTCATCCAGGCCCTCGAACGCGAACTGCTCCGTCGTCGGTTCGGCCCGCCCATCCGCCTCGAGATCACCGAGGACATGGACCCGGTCACGCTCGACCTGCTCGTGCGCGAGCTCGACATCACCGAGCAAGAGGTCTACCGGCTGCCGTCACCGCTCGACCTGGCGTGCCTGTTCGAGATCTCGAAGATCCCCCGTCCCGACCTCCACTACCCCAAGCACGTGCCGACCACCCCGGTGCAGTTCCAGCCGGGCGAACCGAACACCAAGCCCGACCTGTTCCGCGCCATCGCGACCAGGGACGTCCTGGTGCACCACCCGTACGAGTCCTTCGCGACGAGTGTGCAGGCCTTCCTGGAACAGGCGGCCGCCGACCCGAACGTGCTCGCGATCAAGCAGACGCTGTACCGCACCTCGGGGGACTCCCCCATCGTCGAAGCGCTGATCGACGCCGCGGCCGCGGGCAAGCAGGTGCTGGCGCTCGTCGAGATCAAGGCGCGCTTCGACGAGCAGAACAACATCACCTGGGCCCGCAAGCTCGAGAAGGCCGGCGTGCACGTGGTCTACGGCCTGGTCGGGCTCAAGACGCACTCCAAGCTCGTGCTCGTCATCCGACAAGAGGGCGGGACGCTCAAGCACTACAGCCACATCGGCACGGGCAACTACAACCCCAAGACCTCCCGCATCTACGAGGACATGGGCCTGTTCACCGCCGACGACACCGTGGGCAAGGACCTGACCCGTCTGTTCAACGAACTGTCCGGCTACGCGATCGAGAAGAAGTTCAAGCGCCTGCTCGTGGCACCGCTGCACCTGCGCAAGGGGCTGCTCAAGCGGATCCAGGTCGAGACGGACAACGCACTCGCCGGCAAGCCGTCGGGCATCCGCATCAAGGTCAACTCGATGGTCGACGAGCAGATCATCGACGCCCTCTACCTGGCCAGCCAGGCGGGCGTGCCGATCGACATCTGGGTGCGCGGGATCTGCTCGCTCAAGCCGGGGATCGAGGGCGTCAGCGAGACCATCCGCGTCCGCAGCGTGGTCGGGCGGTACCTCGAGCACTCGCGGGCGTTCGCGTTCCACAACGAGGGCGACCCGTTCGTGTTCATCGGCAGCGCGGACATGATGCACCGCAACCTCGACCGCCGCGTCGAGGCCCTCGTGCGCCTGTCCGAGCCGGCCCACGTCAACGAGGTCACCGAGATGTTCGACCTGGCGATGGCCGAGTCCACCAGCTCGTGGCACCTGGAGTCCGACGGCGAGTGGACGCGTCGATCGACCGACGAGGACGGACGCCCTCTGCAGGACGTGCAGAATGTCATCATGCGGCAGATCTCGTCCCGGAAGCGCTCCGCACGGTGA
- a CDS encoding NUDIX domain-containing protein, translating into MVAAGAVVWRHQDGIPVVLLIHREHHKDVSFPKGKVDPGEAVTTAAVREIDEETGYRVHLGAPLGTAEYVLPNGRDKVVHYWAAKVSTKEHERAGRFQPNDEVAAIEWVSIDDARARLTYARDVEILERFADRVAEGQHDTFALIALRHAKTTPGSEWHGPDATRPLLAVGRSQAKAVAAPVAAYGPRKIISSRAARCLATVEPLSDTLRLGVTSTADISQDAHDQGSADVKGVVRKRLAKGRTAVLCSHGPVLPDIVARIATDTAADTSRFDLRRAAMLSVGDFAVMHIADGALVAVETHRNPVSG; encoded by the coding sequence GTGGTCGCCGCCGGCGCGGTCGTCTGGCGCCACCAGGACGGCATCCCCGTCGTGCTGCTCATCCACCGCGAGCACCACAAGGACGTCTCGTTCCCCAAGGGCAAGGTCGACCCGGGCGAGGCCGTCACCACCGCTGCCGTGCGCGAGATCGACGAGGAGACCGGCTACCGCGTCCACCTCGGCGCGCCGCTCGGCACCGCCGAGTACGTGCTGCCGAACGGACGCGACAAGGTCGTCCACTACTGGGCCGCCAAGGTCTCGACGAAGGAACACGAGCGCGCCGGACGGTTCCAGCCGAACGACGAGGTCGCAGCGATCGAGTGGGTGAGCATCGACGACGCGCGCGCCCGGCTGACCTACGCGCGCGACGTCGAGATCCTCGAGCGCTTCGCCGACCGCGTGGCCGAGGGACAGCACGACACGTTCGCGCTCATCGCGTTGCGGCACGCGAAGACGACGCCCGGCTCCGAGTGGCACGGGCCGGACGCCACCCGCCCGTTGCTCGCGGTCGGGCGGTCCCAGGCCAAGGCCGTCGCGGCCCCGGTCGCCGCCTACGGTCCGCGCAAGATCATCAGCAGCCGAGCTGCGCGGTGCCTGGCGACGGTCGAGCCGTTGTCCGACACGCTCAGACTCGGTGTCACGAGCACCGCCGACATCAGCCAGGACGCCCACGACCAGGGCTCGGCCGACGTCAAGGGCGTCGTCCGCAAGCGGCTGGCGAAGGGCAGGACCGCGGTGCTGTGCTCCCACGGCCCGGTGCTGCCGGACATCGTCGCGCGCATCGCCACCGACACCGCTGCGGACACCAGCCGGTTCGACCTGCGCCGCGCCGCGATGCTGTCGGTCGGGGACTTCGCCGTGATGCACATCGCCGACGGCGCACTCGTCGCGGTCGAGACCCACCGCAACCCGGTCTCGGGCTGA
- a CDS encoding phosphate ABC transporter substrate-binding protein PstS: protein MNIKRIGSVAAIAIAGAVVLSSCAANEGGAGSTSSASASGVDYSKLSGTLTGSGSSAQQTAETVWATGFQDMASGVTVNYSPDGSGAGRKNFMSGAADFAGSDAALSDEELSGTFANCAADSKATDIPVYISPIAIAYKVDGVKDLSLDAKTIAGIFSGKITKWNDSQIADLNKGVDLPDANITVVHRSDDSGTTQNFSEYLSANAGDVWTEAPSQTFPYQVGDAAAKTSGVASAMQGASNAITYIDDSGAGDLAKAKLMVGDTATEISADGAAKVVADSETVSGRADNDLAIDIDRKDTAKGAWPLVLVSYAIACQEYKDSTKADLVKSYLTYVVSDDAQKAAASEAKSAALSSDLGKKAADAVASIK, encoded by the coding sequence GTGAACATCAAGCGAATCGGCTCGGTCGCGGCAATCGCGATCGCCGGCGCGGTCGTGCTCTCCTCGTGCGCGGCGAACGAAGGCGGCGCGGGCAGCACCTCGTCGGCCTCGGCCTCGGGTGTCGACTACTCGAAGCTCTCCGGCACCCTGACCGGCTCGGGCTCCTCCGCACAGCAGACCGCCGAGACCGTCTGGGCCACCGGCTTCCAGGACATGGCCTCCGGCGTCACGGTCAACTACTCGCCGGACGGCTCCGGCGCTGGCCGCAAGAACTTCATGTCCGGCGCGGCGGACTTCGCCGGCTCGGACGCAGCACTCTCCGACGAGGAGCTCTCGGGCACGTTCGCGAACTGCGCAGCGGACTCGAAGGCCACCGACATCCCCGTCTACATCTCCCCGATCGCCATCGCCTACAAGGTGGACGGCGTCAAGGACCTGAGCCTCGACGCGAAGACCATCGCGGGCATCTTCTCGGGCAAGATCACGAAGTGGAACGACTCGCAGATCGCCGACCTGAACAAGGGCGTCGACCTGCCGGACGCGAACATCACGGTCGTGCACCGCTCGGACGACTCGGGCACCACGCAGAACTTCTCCGAGTACCTGTCGGCGAACGCCGGTGACGTGTGGACCGAGGCCCCCAGCCAGACGTTCCCGTACCAGGTCGGCGACGCCGCGGCCAAGACCTCCGGTGTGGCCTCGGCCATGCAGGGCGCCTCGAACGCGATCACCTACATCGACGACTCGGGTGCGGGTGACCTCGCCAAGGCCAAGCTCATGGTCGGCGACACCGCCACCGAGATCAGCGCCGACGGTGCTGCCAAGGTCGTCGCGGACTCCGAGACGGTCTCCGGCCGCGCGGACAACGACCTCGCGATCGACATCGACCGCAAGGACACCGCCAAGGGCGCATGGCCGCTCGTGCTCGTCTCCTACGCCATCGCGTGCCAGGAGTACAAGGACTCGACCAAGGCCGACCTCGTCAAGTCGTACCTGACCTACGTGGTCTCGGACGACGCCCAGAAGGCCGCCGCCTCGGAGGCCAAGTCGGCCGCCCTGTCGAGCGACCTCGGCAAGAAGGCCGCTGACGCGGTCGCCTCCATCAAGTAA
- the pstC gene encoding phosphate ABC transporter permease subunit PstC produces MTTAPVKQGPSITPPKPKAVVRVGDRVFSAASVISGGLILVVLALVAAFLVWQSIPAFSAKVGELPNQAGNFWEYVGPLVFGTVWSALLALVMAVPLSLGIALFISHFAPRRIAPLLGYVIDLLAAVPSVVYGLWGIVVLSQFVKPFYAFLNEYFAWIPLFSGQVSGTGRTILTASIVLAVMTIPIMTAIMREIFLQAPTLNEEAALALGATRWEMIRLSVLPFAKSGIVSAVMLGLGRALGETMAIALVLSVSTNVTFKVLTSLNPSTIAANIALQFAEASGTALNALIATGLILFVITLVINMLARYIVRARVS; encoded by the coding sequence ATGACGACCGCACCCGTCAAACAGGGTCCTTCGATCACCCCGCCGAAGCCCAAGGCCGTCGTCCGTGTCGGCGACCGCGTGTTCTCCGCCGCCTCGGTCATCTCCGGTGGCCTCATCCTGGTGGTCCTCGCCCTGGTCGCGGCCTTCCTGGTCTGGCAGAGCATCCCCGCCTTCTCGGCGAAGGTCGGCGAACTGCCGAACCAGGCCGGGAACTTCTGGGAGTACGTCGGCCCGCTGGTCTTCGGCACCGTGTGGTCCGCGCTGCTCGCGCTCGTCATGGCCGTGCCGCTCTCGCTCGGCATCGCCCTCTTCATCTCGCACTTCGCGCCCCGGCGCATCGCACCGCTGCTCGGCTACGTCATCGACCTGCTCGCCGCGGTGCCCTCGGTCGTCTACGGCCTGTGGGGCATCGTCGTGCTGTCGCAGTTCGTGAAGCCGTTCTACGCGTTCCTCAACGAGTACTTCGCGTGGATCCCGCTGTTCTCCGGGCAGGTCTCCGGCACGGGTCGCACGATCCTGACCGCGTCGATCGTGCTCGCGGTCATGACGATCCCGATCATGACGGCGATCATGCGCGAGATCTTCCTGCAGGCGCCGACCCTCAACGAAGAGGCCGCCCTCGCCCTCGGCGCCACCCGCTGGGAGATGATCCGCCTGTCGGTCCTGCCGTTCGCCAAGTCCGGGATCGTGTCCGCGGTCATGCTCGGTCTCGGCCGTGCTCTCGGCGAGACGATGGCCATCGCCCTGGTGCTGTCGGTCTCGACGAACGTCACCTTCAAGGTGCTCACGTCGCTCAACCCCTCGACCATCGCGGCGAACATCGCCCTGCAGTTCGCCGAGGCGTCCGGAACGGCCCTGAACGCGCTCATCGCGACGGGCCTGATCCTGTTCGTCATCACCCTGGTCATCAACATGCTCGCGCGGTACATCGTGCGCGCACGCGTCAGCTGA